The following coding sequences are from one Humulus lupulus chromosome X, drHumLupu1.1, whole genome shotgun sequence window:
- the LOC133807322 gene encoding proteasome subunit beta type-6, giving the protein MDLKVDLDSPHSMGTTIIGVTYNGGVVLGADSRTSTGVYVANRASDKITQLTDNVYVCRSGSAADSQIVSDYVRYFLHQHTIQLGQPATVKVAANLIRLLSYNNKDMLQTGMIVGGWDKYEGGKIYGVPLGGTIVEQPFSIGGSGSSYLYGFFDQAWKEGMTKEEAEELVVKAVSLAIARDGASGGVVRTVIINSEGVTRNFYPGDKLPLWHEELEPHNSLLDILNTSSPDPMNIQ; this is encoded by the exons ATGGATTTGAAGGTGGATCTCGATTCTCCACACTCCATGGGTACCACCATCATCGGTGTTACTTATAACGGCGGCGTTGTTCTCGGAGCCGATTCACGAACTAGCACTG gtgtttatgtTGCTAACCGTGCATCGGACAAGATTACTCAGCTCACTGATAATGTCTACGTTTGTCGCTCCGGAtcg GCTGCTGATTCTCAGATTGTTTCGGACTATGTGCGTTATTTTCTTCATCAGCACAC GATACAGCTAGGGCAACCTGCAACCGTCAAAGTTGCTGCGAATCTCATCAGGCTTTTGTCTTATAATAACAAG GATATGTTGCAAACTGGTATGATTGTTGGTGGATGGGACAAGTACGAAGGTGGTAAAATCTATGGAGTTCCTCTCGGTGGAACCATAGTAGAGCAGCCATTCTCTATTGGTG GATCTGGCTCTAGTTATTTGTATGGATTCTTTGACCAAGCGTGGAAAGAAGGAATGACCAAAGAGGAGGCTGAG GAACTGGTGGTGAAGGCAGTTTCCCTTGCCATTGCTCGTGACGGTGCAAGTGGAGGTGTTGTTCGTACTGTCATT ATTAATTCTGAGGGAGTGACAAGGAACTTCTACCCTGGAGACAAACTTCCACTCTGGCACGAGGAGCTGGAGCCCCATAATTCATTACTAGACATATTGAACACATCCAGTCCAGACCCAATGAACATACAATGA